CGGTCTTCCCCGAAAAAAGCACCAGTAAGAATAAAAACAAACGGCAAATCATACGCGGTAAAAAGAAATTTTTAAAAATTTTTAAAATCTGAATTAAAATCAGGTTTATACCCGAAAAGTATTTACTACTGTAAGCAGCTAACCGTTTTTACCCGAAAAATCACGGTTATGGCTTGGCCGGTAACATTGGAAACAAACGCCGGATATCGGCTTCGGTAGGTTTTTTGCCGTACTCGCAAATCTCAAAAGCTTCGGCTTGCTTTACTTGGGCAGCTCGTTCTTTACCGTACCATTTTTCTAAAGTTTGTCTTATGTCGGAGTTGGGTTGCGAGCGGGTTAACCAGCGGTTAGCCAGCCATTTTTTGCGGTCGGCGGTGTTGGTGGGCACCGAGGTGTCGTGGTCAATCCAGGGTAGCCACTCGTATACCTGCGACACGTGCGCATCCAGGGCATCTAACTTTTTCGGGAAAACGCTGGAAATATCCACGGCAATGTCAGGTCGGAAAGGATTGGGTCTTTGAAAATTATCGCGGGTATACAAAAATACTGGGTTGTTGGGCAATGCCGGTACGCCGCTCAGAATGTTGGGTACAATTACCAGAAAAGAGGCATCTTGTACCAAAACACCGGTATAGCGGTGGTCGGGGTGGTAATCATTGGGGCGCGGTGCAATCACTACGTCGGCTTTCCACTCCCGGATGCGCCGGATTACTTCCAGGCGGTTTTCCAGGGTGGGCAGCAATTCTCCGTCGTGGTTTTCTAGCACTTCGTATTCTACGCCTAAGCGCCGCGCTACTTCCTGGGTTTCCTGGTAGCGCCTTTTGGCCAGCTCGCCGCCGCCCATTTGCTGGTGGCCTTTATCGCCGTTGGTGAGCGAAACAAACTTTACCGCGTGCCCGCCGGCCACGTACAAAGCCGCCAAACCTCCACTCGAAATATCACAATCGTCGGGGTGCGCGCCAAATACCAACACCCGGATTTTAGCGTTTTGCGCCGTTCCTGGCAACGTAAAATTTAAAAAAAGCAGAATTCCCAGTAAATATTTTATCATAGCAGCAGCATTTAAAAAATAAGGATAGTTCTTAATCGTGTTTTAATCAAATCAAACAACAAGTCTCCCGAAAAGTAAGAAAAAGTAAGTTCTTTTGATAACTTGTTCGCTTTATTCGTTGGGCTGTAAATGTGAATTATTATACTGTTGATTTTTTAATTTTTTCAATTTCTACCACCATATAGCTTGGGTTAGCCGGAGATTTATTACATTTCTTTTATCAGAAAAGCTTATCTAAACTGCTGTATGCTAAAGCCGCTTGTTCTTTGGGCAATTTGTATTTTTAATGCCATTTCGGTAAACTCTGTATTTGCCTTAGCGCCTGTTTTTATGTCCCAAAACGTTGTTTCTAACCAAACGCCCCCAAGTAAAGCCGAACAACGGAAAGTCTTGTACCAATTGCTGGGCCGCTTACCCGACCGGCAACGGCCCATTACGGTGAAGCAAATATCCCGGGAAGAAACCGACGAATTGATTATTGAAAAGTTATTGCTGGATATTAATGGCCAGGAGTTGGTGCCGGCGTATTTTACTTTACCTAAAAAAGCCAAAGGCAAAGTGCCGGTGGTGTTATTTAACCATTCGCACTTTGGGCAGTATGCCGTGGGTAAAAACGAGTTTATAAAAGGGCGACCCGAAATGCAAAATCCGCCGTATGCTTTGGCTTTGGCCCGGGCGGGTTACGCGGGTTTGTGCCTCGATAGCTGGGGTTTTGGCGAACGCAGCGGCCGCCCGGAACTGGAAATTTTTAAAGAAATGCTCTGGAAAGGCCAGGTAATGTGGGGCATGATGGTGTACGATAATTTACGCGCCCTGGACTACCTCGAAACCCGCCCCGAAATAGATAACAAACGAATAGCTACCATGGGCATGTCGATGGGCAGCACCATGGCCTGGTGGCTGGCCGCCCTGGACGAACGCATTAAAGTTACCGTGGATTTAAACTGCCTCACCGATTTTCAGGCTTTGCTGGAAGATAAGGGCCTGGACCGCCACGGCATTTACTACTACGTACCCGATTTACTCAACCATTTTACTACCTCGCAAATAAACGCGCTTATTGCTCCCCGGCCGCACTTGGGCTTAGCCGGCAGCCTCGACCCGCTAACGCCCTTGAAAGGGCTGCATAAAATTGACGAAAATTTAAAAAAAGTGTATGCGAGCGAAGGCGCACCGCAAGCCTGGCAATTAAAGATTTACCCCGTCGGCCACCTAGAAACGGCCGAAATGCGCCAAGATATTCTGGCTTTTTTAAAAAAATGGCTTTAATTAAAACTACTCAGTTATTCTGGTTTTATGATTTAAGAAAACCAATATTGATATAAAACAAAAAGGTGGCGTAAAAATGGGGCTACCCCCATTTTTACGCCACCTTTTGTGTAGCAAAGCCTCTTTACTGTTGCTTATATAATGCAGTTTAAAAACCAATGAATCTCTGACAGATGCCTTACTCCAATACCCGCAGCAAGGAGGAAATAAGTTGGCTTCTATTGCCAGGTATTCATTTCCGTATCCATCCAATTAATTCGGTTTTGCAGCCAGTCTTTTAAGTATTGCACCTCATTTTCGTAAGAGCCCATTACCACACTATTGGGCCAGGTGTAATTATCCAGGATGTTCCATTTTTCAAAATTCTCTTTTTGAGAATATTTAAGCTGAACGGCCGTGCTATTAATGTAAGTAAAAATCGAGTTTATTTCTGTTTGTTTTAACGCGTTCCACCGTTCTCTAACTTTATTGCGGAAAGCTGGGTCTTGCAATAATTGATGCATCCAGGGCGAGTTTCCTACCCACCATCCCTCAGGATTGTCATTACCGTTGTAGTTTACATTGCCCAGCGCAATATCAAAATCCCAAACCGGACCCAAAGTCAGTTTTCCGCCGCGGTCTTTGTACATGTAAACGCTGGAATGGAAAACGGCATCATTGTTTTTCAGAAGCTCATTCACTAAATACCAGTTTATAAAGCTTTCAACGTTTATGTATTGCTCGTAGTCTTTTGAGCCCTCGCCGCTAACAATGGAGTAAATGGCGTTTTCTGCCTCCTGCACGTAATTCTTAATGTAACTTAATTGTTGCGGCGAAATATTACCGGGCGATTTAATTGTTACGGGTATTTTGTTTTTTGTATGAAACCAATAATCTTCATCTAAGCGGATATCTACTTCCAGGAAATATCCGCCCGTAATTACATCTTCGCCATTATCTTCGGGTTTTAACTCCTGGATATTTACCCGGTCCTGGGCTACTTTCAGGTGCTCGGTAAGTAAGTAATTGCCCCGGTACTCGCCATTAATAAATACTTCTACAAAACGGGAGCGTGGCGTATAGGATAAACCAAAGCGCTTGCTAAATTCAAAAGCTACGGCATTGCGCATCAGGGTTTTGTCGGTGAAATTAGCTAACAAAGACCATTCTTTATCGGCTGGCATTCCTAGTAAAGAAGCTTTTTGGGCTAGTTTTATCTTATACGGTTTTTTTGGCATTTGCCAGGTAGAGTTGCCCCGGCCCCTGATTTCAATGGCACTCTGGAATACGCCGGCGTTATTGGCAAGATCGCCTTCCAGCCGCATGTGCGCATTAATGTAATCGTCTTTCGAAACAATACCGGCTTTGTTTTCGGTGTTAATGTATATTACAGGTAAGCCAGTAAAAGAATGAACCTCAACGGTATATTCTTTCTGTGAGCCATCTTGTGCCTCTACCACGTATTTTAGAGCGGTACTGAAATCGTTAGCGGTTACGCCGCTTTCCTGTACTACATCTGCTACCTTTACGGTTTTGCCGGAGATAGTAAAGGTGGCAATCAGATTTTTCTGGCTACTAGTATACGGAATGGTAGCTATAATTTTATCTTCATAAACCTGGCAAACAACATCTTCCAGGAGCTGGGAAGGATTATTTTTTTCTTCAAACTTAAACGAAATTATATCCTTCGACGCCTTACTCTGCGGATTTTGATCTGAAGGCGATTCTTCTTCTTTCTGACAACCAATTAAAATAAGTAATACCCAAATAAATGCTCGAAACTGTTTTTCCATTAATCCTCTTAAGCTTGTAAACTGCCCAAATTAAAGAATACTTTTAAAAAAGAGATAGCTTAATCCGTTAAATGTTAAATTGTATTATAATAATACTATAATATATTACTATGATTAAAAATTGCATAACAAAGCTAAGCAGGTAACTCTTACGGGCAGGAAAATTAATTTTACTACCAATATAGTTTTATAAGTATTGTGGTAAATGGCTTAAAACCTTTATTGGTTTAATAATGAGGATACTAAACCATTCGGCAGGTGGGATAGCAAAACTAGGCTTTAATGAAAGTGAAAGTATTACTAGTCATAAGACAACTTTGGTTACCTTTTCTTATCTGATAAAAACTTTGGGGCAGATTAGCCAAAAATTTAAAAATTTTACTTTTCCCAGCCGAAGTTTGGGCTTAAATTAACCTGGTTAACCACCTAACTAAGCTTTTTGAGTTTCTAAACTGCTAAAAATCAAAAAATCCCCTTCCGAAAATATACCTGAATTGGTAGCGTATTTTCAGAAGGGGATTTTACTTTTCTGGTATTATATTTTGCTTAATTCTTCTACGGTAAAGGCCTTTTGCCGGGTTTTCAATTCCTGGCGTACTTTACCTACTTCCTCGGCGCTTACTTTTTCGGCGTTGTTTTGCCACGACCGCCGGATAAAACTGAGAACCTGGGCTACGTCTTCATTGGGTAAATCTTTGTCGTAGCCAATGCCGGGCATGTCGCCATTAATTTCGGGGGCTTTGTATAAGTGGCCTTTTACTTTTACCGGACCAGTTAAGCCAAATAGTACAATCGAAATTAGCTTGTTTTTATCGCCGGTTACCCATTCCGAGCCATTTAACGGGGGCGCTAGGCCCGCTACGCCGTTGCCATCCGGGCCATGGCAGGTTTGGCAACTGGTGGCAAATAGGGCGGCTCCTTTCGGGAATTCTTTTAACAATACCTTGGGGTCTTTGTTGGCATGAGTGCTTCTGATATTGGCAATAACGCCTTGCAGCTTTTTATTAATGGCCAAACTGCTATCGGGGGCTAAAGCGCGTAGTTCTTTTTGAAATGTTTCTTCGTGGTCTTGCAAAGAACTGATAATGGCATCGGTTACGTAGGGGTTGTTGGGGTAGTTTTTAACTAATTGTTGCCGTAATTGGTTGGTAGCTTTCTGGTCCAGGGGTTGCAAGGTGGGCAGCAAAAAGGCAACGTAAGGAGCCGCTATAGAATCTTTACCGGCAACCAGTTGCTGCAATACGGGCAAGTAGCTTTTGTAGGTGGTTTTAGTTAATACCGAAGGCAATACACTTAAGGCCTGGGTGCGCAGTTGCCAGGTGGGCTCTTTTAACAAAGCTATTACTTCCGCAGTTTGCAATTGGCCTAAACCTTCCAAGGTCCAGAGAGCGTGCATTACCAACAAAGGGTTATTTTTATCTTTCACGGCCTGGCGCAAAGCAGGTACGGCTGCCATGTATTTGCCGTCAATCAGCATTTGTTGGGCTTTGTCGCGCACCCAGCCATTGGTGTGGCCGAGCAAGGTTACGAGTTGGGCCGGATCTTCGGGTAAGGTTACGGCTTTGGCATTTTTGCCCGTAGGTACAATTTTATAAATCCGGCCGCAGTTTAAAGGTTGGGTTAACTCGCGTTTCCCGATTTCTTTTTTCAGGTAAGTAGTCAGGTAGGTTTTGTGCTGAATAATGCCACGGTACATATCTACCACGTATAGGGCACCATCCGGACCATCGTGCAAGTTTACCGGCCGGAAACGCTCGTCGGTGCTGCTCAAGAATTCCCGTCCCTGGTAGGCTTGCTTACCGTTGCTAACAAGTTCCTGGTCTTTAATAATGTTCCGCTTAATCAGGTTAGCCGATGGTTCAGCTACAAAAACGTTGGAAGTATACGAGGCATCAAACAAATCGCCGCGGTAAACCAATGGGCCGCACGCCGCAGTAAAATCTACTAAACGCTTATCGGTGGTTAAAATGCCTTTCATGTAGCCCCGGTTTACGCCGGGAGTGGGGTGGCTGGGATATACTTTATTATCGGCCACTACTTTTTGCACGTAACCCGCCACGCGCCGTTGGTTTTTATTGGTAGCGCCTAAACCCGGCGAAAAGTAATCGCCCAGCAAGTTTTCGGAATTGGTGTTGTAATACAAACGGCCGTAATTATCCTGGCTAATACCCCACTGACCGCGGAAGTGCGTGCGCTCAATCAGCCAGGTATCGCCTTTTTTGCGGTAACGTTTACTCGATTTGGCATTGTAAATCCAATTATCCAGGGCCCGATATAAACCGTTGGGCTGGTGCTCTACGTTCCCGCCTTCAGCGTAAGCGGCATCTACTAAAATTTTCTTGCCGGGCTTAGCGTTTTTAATTTCATAATAGTAAAGACTAGGCGGTTCGGCCACCAGAATGCCATTTTCAATCAGGCAAATGGCCCGGGGCAATACCAGCGAATCCAGGAAAACCTGGCGGGTGTTTGCCGCCCCATCGTTATCGGTATCTTCCAGAATTACAATTTTACCAGTCGGAATATCTTCGCCGGTACCCACGGTATCGGGCATATAGTTTTCCATTTCCACTACCCACATCCGCGCTTTGTTATCAAAAGTAACAGCCACCGGTGTACTTACTAAAGGCTCCGAAGCCACTAATTTTACCTCAAACCCGGACTCTAGCTGCATTTTGGCAATTGCTTCCTGGGCCGGTATAACGGGAGAAGTACTAAAATCTACTTTTTCGGTTTCGGTCTGGGGAGTGGCCGCCGGCGTAGCTGTACCGGTTACCTGAAGCGGTTTATTAGTGTGGCAGTAAACTAAAAAACAAGTAAGAAAAACTAAAAAAAACGGCTTGAATTTAAACATACTAATTTTAGACTTCCGGTTTAAAAGTGCAGTACCCCGTTAAACCAAATAAAATTTAAAAAATGATTAATTCTCTTTAATAAATTAGAATACAATATTTTAACTCCTGCTGCAGACGGTTAGTTCCGGGCAAGGGTTCGTGACCAGAAGATTACAAATCTACGGGTTTTAGGCGCGAAGTCAGAAAATGAACGATAAACCAGGCTACAAAGTAGGCCAGCCCGCAGATTATAAACAAAATATTATACCCGGCACTAATGTTGCCGGCGGCTTTGTACGAATCCAGCAATGTGCCCACTAACAAAGGAAACAACGCCGAAGCAATAGAGCCGGCCATGCCGCCAATACCCACCACCGAGCTTACCGCTTTTTTAGGTACAATATCCGAAACAATGGTAAAAATGTTGGCGCTCCAGGCCTGGTGCGCGGCGGCTGCTAAACTTATAATACCTACCGCCGCCCAAATATTGGGTGCATAACGGGCGCCAATAATGGGCAATACGGTAAATGCTACCACCAGTAAAGTAGCTTTACGGGCTTTCAAAACGGGCCACCCGCGTTTAATTAAGTAAGATGACAAATAACCGCCCCCGATACTGCCAAAAGTGGTAGCGGTATACACAATGGCTAAATGCAGGCTCGGTTTTTTTAAATCGAGGTTAAAGGTGGTGGCAAAGTAGGAGGGAAGCCAGAATAAGAAAAACCACCACACCGGGTCAGTGAGCACTTTGCCCAGAATAAATACCCAGGTTTGTTTAATGCCCAGCAAACGGCTCCATTTAATTTGCTTTGAATTTTCGGCCGGAGCCGGTTCGTTATCGCTGTGAATGTAGTCGAACTCCGCGGGGGTGATTTTTTTGTGCCGCGAGGGAATTTCGTAAAAAAACCACCAGAAAATAAGCCAGATAAAACCAATGGCGCCTGTAATTAAAAAAGCTTCCTGCCAGCCGTAAACGCCCAAAATCCAGGGGACCAGAATCGGGGCCACCACCGCACCAATGCTGGTGCCGGAATTAAAAATACCGGTGGCTAGGGCGCGTTCTTTTTTCGGGAACCACTCGGCCACGGCTTTAACCGCCGCCGGAAAGTTGCCGGCCTCCCCTAAACCCAATAATCCGCGCACTACGCTAAAGCCAAAAGTGCTTTTTACCAAAGCGTGCAACATGGCCGCAATACTCCAAACTACAATAGAAATGGTATAACCCAGCTTCGTGCCTATTTTATCGATAAAATTGCCGAAGATAATATACCCCAAGGCATAACACGACGCAAACACCATTACAATATTACCGTAGTCGGATTCGGTCCAGCTAAATTCTTTTTCCAGGGTGGGTTTTAATAAACCAATAACTTGCCGGTCGATGTAATTAATGGTAGTGGCAAAGAATAAAAGGGCGCAGACTACCCAGCGGTAATTTCCAGTTTTAGCGTTCGTCATGGTAAGCTTTTAATCACGGAATAGCTTCTGGCGTTTGAAGCGGGCTATAAATTAGTAAGAAAGATTCATTCTTCCCTAAATTTTAGATTTAGATGTTTGATGTTAGATATCAGATAGTAGACTTTTGTGTAAGTATGTAGTTGAAAGACAATGTTATAAAATGGTAGTTGCTGCTTGGTATATAGTAAATTAATTTTAATAATGCTCGCCAGTTTAAGCTGGCGGCAATGCAGGGCAGGTAAGTAAACTAAAATTATGACGGTTTATAAAAGTTAAAAATTTTAGTATTTCAGCACTTTTTGCTCCAGGTAAGTAGAGCCTTGTTTAATTTGTAGTAAATAAATTCCAGGGGTTAAAAAATCTGTTTTCAATTGAAAAGTTTGGTCGGAATTAGGAGAGGCAGTGGTTTGTAGTACCTGTTTTCCGGTAACATCCCGTACAGTTATCTCTAAAGGTAACCCGGATTTATTATTCGGGGCAATGGTAACAAAATCCTGCATGGGATTAGGATACGCGGTTATAGCACTTGCGTTTTCCGGTTTTTGCAATTGAGCCCCGTTGTGGTAGGTAGGTGTGCGGGTTCGGGTAAAATTTACGGGTATCTGGTTTACTAAACACACCCAATCTTGCGTATCGTTTTTAGGAGGGAAGCCTATGGAATTTATCCCAGATCCGGTTATTTGCGGAACAGTACCATTTTGTAAGGCTCCACCAGTTTGGGGGTTGTACCATTGCACCAAATAATTACCAGAATTAGTACCTAAATCTAAAGTAGTAGTGCCTCCTTGAGGCAGGTAAATTGCATAAATTTTGCCAGGTAAAGCCAGGCAATAATCATTGGTTACGGCCGTAAGGTTGTCGGCATTCAGCATTTGCCAAAACGGAAGATATTGATTAAAAAATTGGAGCGCATAATTGGTTAAATCCCACATGTGGTCGCGGGAACGCCAGTCTTGGGCAGTTAAATCGGAATTTAGAAATTGATAACCAAAGTACCACTCCACGCCGCCGCCACCGGCCATTAAATTCCCCCATAAAGCTAACTTTCTCGGCAAATCATGTGCATAATCATCGGCATCCGGCTTTACTCCGGTATTAGAAGGCCCAATTTCATCTAAATTAACGACCCATTTGCGTCCGCTCGCTGCCGATTGATTGAGCCAATAAAGCGTTTCTGAGTGCGTATCCGCCGGGTTATCTACCTGCAAAGAAGGTCCTTCAAAAGTGCTATAACCTAAAAGTGGATTATAAATGGTTGCTCGCTGGGTAGGATATGTGTGTACATCTATGGGGCTTTTATAGGGATCTAATTGCCGGATGTAATTGCAGAAAGCTTTGCGCTGGGCATCGGTATTGGTGCTTTCTTCCCCCAAGTTCCAGTTAATAGCTAGATGATGACCAAAGCGGGCAATTAATTCGCGGTAGTATAATTTGCGTTGAGTACCCAAATCACCGTTATCTAATAATTGGTCGTTCTCCTGTTCTTGAGTAACCACATGAAGCATTACACCAAGCTTATCCATGTGTGAGAAAACAATTTCCCATTGATCCAGCTTAGAAACATCATACCGGATCTTGTCAGTAGGTGAGATCCAGGGCCATACATCTTTCCCATCGCCATTTACATTTAAGGTTAAAAAGTAAACCGCATTCATGCCTTTTTGCGCCAGATAATTAAGTGCGCCAATTATCCCTTTTCCTTTTCCGCCTTTCCAGACCGGATCCCCGGGTTGCCAATCGCCTAAATGCGGAGCATAGGTTTTTGTATAATCGGCCTGCGGATTTTGACTGTACGTACCATCAAATTCTTTGTAAGCTAAAAAGTTCTCCGGGCTATCTGCCCCACCTTTTAAAAAGTATTTTCCGGTTTCTGTAAATTGTAAGTAGTGCTGTCCAACGTAACGCAATCGCCCTTGCGCCCGAAAATCAGACCCAGTTTTATCAGTAGCAGCAACAGAAAAGGTGCCCGACATTCCATCAAAAACAGCTGGACTGCCCGTATTTTCTAAATTGCTAACGGCCACATCCGTTCCTGTCCGGAATGAAGCCCGGTACGACCATTCCCCGGCTTCATCCGGAGAAAAATGCACCCGCCATTTTGTGCCAGTTGTGGCATCGCTTTCGCCGGCATTTCCGTCGGCCGCGTAATACCCCGGAACGATTAGTTGGCGGCTGCCTTTACTAAATACAACATTTAAACGATAATTTAAAAAAGGATTATTAGCATCTGTTTCACTGGTAAATGGGCCGGTAAAGGTGAGGGTAACTTTGTGCCATTTTTTTAATTCTCCCGAAATATCAACCGGTACCGGTTTCTGAACTGAAATCTTAAAACTGGTAGTTACCGAAGCTTGTGCTTGATCGGTAACCGTTACTTGCACATCTAAAGTGGTTTCTGAGGCAGGTGCGGTACCGCTAAAAGAAAGAGTACTGGCATTAAATTGTAGCCAAGTTGGTAAATTACTGTTATTTGCCAGCGTTGCTTTATAGGTTAGCACATCTCCCGCATTTGGGTCGGAGTATTGTCCCGCCGAGAAGAAATAAGGTTTTTCTGTTATTAAGGTTTGGTCTGTAGGCTTTTGAACGACTACGGGCGGCGAATTGCTGGTTGTTTTTTGAACGGTAATGGTAACATTATCGGCCACGCTCCACATATTCAAATTATCCTTTACCTGAAGGTTAAAGATGTAGCTGCCCTGAATTAAATTACTGATGGTGGGAGTAGCAATGGTTTTACTACTGAAAGTGGCGGTATTAGGGCCGCTAACCTGGCTCCAGCTAAAGCCGCTTATAGTACCATCAGCGTCGGTGCCCGAACCGTTTAGAACAATAGTAGTTGTGGGTAAAGTTATTGTTTTATCGGCGCCAGCATTGGCTTTGGGTAGCTGGTTAGAAATAACCGTAAAAGAAACAGTAAGTGCAATACCTGCTACACCAGTACCACCTGGTCCGGAATAAGGAATAGCTTTTAAGGTATAATTACCCAGAGCAGGCACCCAGGCATTGTAGTTACCTTTTGTATCACCGAACAAGGCATAAGGCAACTCTGATTCGGTTTTGTTTGTGGTTTGTTTACCGCTTAAAGCAAACTTAATGCTTCCTATAATGCCGGGCGAGGTGTTCGCCCGAATATTCAAATTTTTAGTAGGTAAAGTTGCTAAGTTAAGGGTAGTTCCTCCGGTAAGGGTTTGAATAGGTTGCTCGTTATCGGCATTTATTAAAGTAAAACTAACTACCTGCTGACTAGCAAAAACTGCTGATTTAGTAACTGTATTATGATGAGTTAGCTCAGTGTTTTTTCGTGGAAAGTTGTTAGCCAAGCTTTTAGGGGAAGATATTCCGAAGCAGAAAAGTAAAAACAACCATTTAGAAAT
The sequence above is a segment of the Adhaeribacter swui genome. Coding sequences within it:
- a CDS encoding PIG-L deacetylase family protein yields the protein MIKYLLGILLFLNFTLPGTAQNAKIRVLVFGAHPDDCDISSGGLAALYVAGGHAVKFVSLTNGDKGHQQMGGGELAKRRYQETQEVARRLGVEYEVLENHDGELLPTLENRLEVIRRIREWKADVVIAPRPNDYHPDHRYTGVLVQDASFLVIVPNILSGVPALPNNPVFLYTRDNFQRPNPFRPDIAVDISSVFPKKLDALDAHVSQVYEWLPWIDHDTSVPTNTADRKKWLANRWLTRSQPNSDIRQTLEKWYGKERAAQVKQAEAFEICEYGKKPTEADIRRLFPMLPAKP
- a CDS encoding CotH kinase family protein, coding for MEKQFRAFIWVLLILIGCQKEEESPSDQNPQSKASKDIISFKFEEKNNPSQLLEDVVCQVYEDKIIATIPYTSSQKNLIATFTISGKTVKVADVVQESGVTANDFSTALKYVVEAQDGSQKEYTVEVHSFTGLPVIYINTENKAGIVSKDDYINAHMRLEGDLANNAGVFQSAIEIRGRGNSTWQMPKKPYKIKLAQKASLLGMPADKEWSLLANFTDKTLMRNAVAFEFSKRFGLSYTPRSRFVEVFINGEYRGNYLLTEHLKVAQDRVNIQELKPEDNGEDVITGGYFLEVDIRLDEDYWFHTKNKIPVTIKSPGNISPQQLSYIKNYVQEAENAIYSIVSGEGSKDYEQYINVESFINWYLVNELLKNNDAVFHSSVYMYKDRGGKLTLGPVWDFDIALGNVNYNGNDNPEGWWVGNSPWMHQLLQDPAFRNKVRERWNALKQTEINSIFTYINSTAVQLKYSQKENFEKWNILDNYTWPNSVVMGSYENEVQYLKDWLQNRINWMDTEMNTWQ
- a CDS encoding MFS transporter, translated to MTNAKTGNYRWVVCALLFFATTINYIDRQVIGLLKPTLEKEFSWTESDYGNIVMVFASCYALGYIIFGNFIDKIGTKLGYTISIVVWSIAAMLHALVKSTFGFSVVRGLLGLGEAGNFPAAVKAVAEWFPKKERALATGIFNSGTSIGAVVAPILVPWILGVYGWQEAFLITGAIGFIWLIFWWFFYEIPSRHKKITPAEFDYIHSDNEPAPAENSKQIKWSRLLGIKQTWVFILGKVLTDPVWWFFLFWLPSYFATTFNLDLKKPSLHLAIVYTATTFGSIGGGYLSSYLIKRGWPVLKARKATLLVVAFTVLPIIGARYAPNIWAAVGIISLAAAAHQAWSANIFTIVSDIVPKKAVSSVVGIGGMAGSIASALFPLLVGTLLDSYKAAGNISAGYNILFIICGLAYFVAWFIVHFLTSRLKPVDL
- a CDS encoding PKD domain-containing protein; translated protein: MKQTIHYSLFQSFISKWLFLLFCFGISSPKSLANNFPRKNTELTHHNTVTKSAVFASQQVVSFTLINADNEQPIQTLTGGTTLNLATLPTKNLNIRANTSPGIIGSIKFALSGKQTTNKTESELPYALFGDTKGNYNAWVPALGNYTLKAIPYSGPGGTGVAGIALTVSFTVISNQLPKANAGADKTITLPTTTIVLNGSGTDADGTISGFSWSQVSGPNTATFSSKTIATPTISNLIQGSYIFNLQVKDNLNMWSVADNVTITVQKTTSNSPPVVVQKPTDQTLITEKPYFFSAGQYSDPNAGDVLTYKATLANNSNLPTWLQFNASTLSFSGTAPASETTLDVQVTVTDQAQASVTTSFKISVQKPVPVDISGELKKWHKVTLTFTGPFTSETDANNPFLNYRLNVVFSKGSRQLIVPGYYAADGNAGESDATTGTKWRVHFSPDEAGEWSYRASFRTGTDVAVSNLENTGSPAVFDGMSGTFSVAATDKTGSDFRAQGRLRYVGQHYLQFTETGKYFLKGGADSPENFLAYKEFDGTYSQNPQADYTKTYAPHLGDWQPGDPVWKGGKGKGIIGALNYLAQKGMNAVYFLTLNVNGDGKDVWPWISPTDKIRYDVSKLDQWEIVFSHMDKLGVMLHVVTQEQENDQLLDNGDLGTQRKLYYRELIARFGHHLAINWNLGEESTNTDAQRKAFCNYIRQLDPYKSPIDVHTYPTQRATIYNPLLGYSTFEGPSLQVDNPADTHSETLYWLNQSAASGRKWVVNLDEIGPSNTGVKPDADDYAHDLPRKLALWGNLMAGGGGVEWYFGYQFLNSDLTAQDWRSRDHMWDLTNYALQFFNQYLPFWQMLNADNLTAVTNDYCLALPGKIYAIYLPQGGTTTLDLGTNSGNYLVQWYNPQTGGALQNGTVPQITGSGINSIGFPPKNDTQDWVCLVNQIPVNFTRTRTPTYHNGAQLQKPENASAITAYPNPMQDFVTIAPNNKSGLPLEITVRDVTGKQVLQTTASPNSDQTFQLKTDFLTPGIYLLQIKQGSTYLEQKVLKY
- a CDS encoding dienelactone hydrolase family protein gives rise to the protein MSQNVVSNQTPPSKAEQRKVLYQLLGRLPDRQRPITVKQISREETDELIIEKLLLDINGQELVPAYFTLPKKAKGKVPVVLFNHSHFGQYAVGKNEFIKGRPEMQNPPYALALARAGYAGLCLDSWGFGERSGRPELEIFKEMLWKGQVMWGMMVYDNLRALDYLETRPEIDNKRIATMGMSMGSTMAWWLAALDERIKVTVDLNCLTDFQALLEDKGLDRHGIYYYVPDLLNHFTTSQINALIAPRPHLGLAGSLDPLTPLKGLHKIDENLKKVYASEGAPQAWQLKIYPVGHLETAEMRQDILAFLKKWL
- a CDS encoding DUF7133 domain-containing protein; this translates as MFKFKPFFLVFLTCFLVYCHTNKPLQVTGTATPAATPQTETEKVDFSTSPVIPAQEAIAKMQLESGFEVKLVASEPLVSTPVAVTFDNKARMWVVEMENYMPDTVGTGEDIPTGKIVILEDTDNDGAANTRQVFLDSLVLPRAICLIENGILVAEPPSLYYYEIKNAKPGKKILVDAAYAEGGNVEHQPNGLYRALDNWIYNAKSSKRYRKKGDTWLIERTHFRGQWGISQDNYGRLYYNTNSENLLGDYFSPGLGATNKNQRRVAGYVQKVVADNKVYPSHPTPGVNRGYMKGILTTDKRLVDFTAACGPLVYRGDLFDASYTSNVFVAEPSANLIKRNIIKDQELVSNGKQAYQGREFLSSTDERFRPVNLHDGPDGALYVVDMYRGIIQHKTYLTTYLKKEIGKRELTQPLNCGRIYKIVPTGKNAKAVTLPEDPAQLVTLLGHTNGWVRDKAQQMLIDGKYMAAVPALRQAVKDKNNPLLVMHALWTLEGLGQLQTAEVIALLKEPTWQLRTQALSVLPSVLTKTTYKSYLPVLQQLVAGKDSIAAPYVAFLLPTLQPLDQKATNQLRQQLVKNYPNNPYVTDAIISSLQDHEETFQKELRALAPDSSLAINKKLQGVIANIRSTHANKDPKVLLKEFPKGAALFATSCQTCHGPDGNGVAGLAPPLNGSEWVTGDKNKLISIVLFGLTGPVKVKGHLYKAPEINGDMPGIGYDKDLPNEDVAQVLSFIRRSWQNNAEKVSAEEVGKVRQELKTRQKAFTVEELSKI